A section of the Cuniculiplasma divulgatum genome encodes:
- a CDS encoding proton-conducting transporter membrane subunit — MLPYLGVVLFGIAALLGIFNRKASYLMLTASSIVFAATQFVYGNYLSYYSIIAGIVWVFAGIYSLSYGEKYGRWLASLMSLTVLGMSIILVSNNYPALIAGWEIMSVPSYAIVALNRSQKGPAFTFMTFSEFSTVLIIAGAVSSFVASGNSSFGFIHLATFVPLLLISFGALIKMGMSPFMISEWLPIAHGNAPANASAVFSATMTLMGVFLITRMIFLSAAGPALVYIGILFLIIGSISILFASIYAYISENMKMLGGFSTIENQAAILAAFGLYLVSGNSILREFELVTIIIFALSHAVSKTGLFLSIGSTRGEYFGEARAPEDRWMRVGTLLSTMSLSGLFPAIGGLAVWMLLESFFMQAYLGGYIGIIAIIVGSVIAISEGMATGAMMKILSFSALFRARKGHASRVETVTVFSVGATILVLFVISVLLVPAVFRGGIPSVLVFNGFTIESRFSAADFGLLSPDYVIALITVFSLAAYAVFRKPKTRTAEVWNSGRSVSSEYTSFAYANNIRLMLRRVLRTRMGNDNQPVSVIDVFWFAMNSLGRGYRRMCMIATRKFMNSSIAWYMVYMIVAFMAVIILAVALY; from the coding sequence ATGCTTCCTTACCTTGGAGTAGTGCTATTCGGTATTGCAGCCCTCCTGGGGATATTCAACAGGAAAGCCTCGTACCTCATGCTGACTGCTTCATCCATTGTATTCGCTGCCACCCAGTTTGTATACGGGAATTATCTTTCCTATTACTCCATCATAGCTGGAATTGTCTGGGTATTTGCCGGAATCTATTCATTATCTTACGGGGAGAAGTACGGCAGATGGCTGGCTTCCCTGATGTCACTCACAGTTCTGGGAATGTCCATCATACTGGTGTCAAACAATTATCCTGCACTTATAGCTGGCTGGGAGATAATGTCTGTGCCCTCATATGCCATAGTTGCCCTGAACAGGTCGCAGAAGGGGCCGGCGTTCACATTCATGACATTCAGTGAATTCAGCACTGTCCTGATCATTGCCGGCGCAGTGTCATCATTCGTGGCATCAGGGAATTCCTCCTTTGGCTTCATCCATTTGGCCACATTTGTCCCGCTCCTTCTCATTTCATTCGGCGCGCTCATAAAGATGGGCATGTCACCATTCATGATCAGCGAGTGGCTCCCCATAGCCCATGGGAATGCTCCCGCAAATGCATCGGCCGTATTCAGTGCAACAATGACGCTCATGGGTGTCTTCCTCATAACCAGGATGATATTCCTGAGTGCAGCAGGTCCTGCACTGGTTTACATAGGAATCCTCTTCCTGATCATAGGAAGCATCTCAATCCTGTTTGCATCCATCTATGCCTACATATCCGAGAACATGAAGATGCTTGGGGGCTTCAGCACCATAGAGAACCAGGCAGCCATTCTTGCAGCCTTCGGCCTCTACCTTGTATCCGGGAACAGCATCCTTCGTGAGTTTGAACTGGTTACCATAATCATCTTCGCGCTGTCCCACGCAGTGTCAAAGACTGGCCTTTTCCTTTCCATTGGGAGCACCAGAGGCGAGTATTTCGGGGAGGCCAGGGCACCGGAGGACAGGTGGATGCGTGTGGGAACCCTGCTTTCAACTATGTCCCTGTCCGGATTGTTCCCTGCCATTGGGGGGCTTGCAGTATGGATGCTTCTTGAATCCTTCTTCATGCAGGCGTATCTTGGCGGATATATTGGCATCATAGCCATAATAGTGGGGTCTGTTATTGCAATTTCGGAAGGCATGGCCACTGGCGCCATGATGAAGATACTGTCATTTTCAGCACTGTTCCGGGCCAGGAAAGGACATGCCAGCAGGGTTGAGACAGTGACTGTATTCAGTGTGGGTGCCACAATACTGGTACTTTTTGTCATTTCTGTGCTGCTGGTTCCAGCAGTATTCAGGGGAGGCATACCGTCTGTGCTTGTATTCAACGGGTTCACCATAGAATCCAGGTTTTCCGCTGCGGATTTCGGGCTGCTGTCACCGGACTATGTCATAGCACTCATAACAGTATTCTCGCTTGCAGCCTATGCCGTTTTCAGGAAACCAAAGACCAGGACAGCGGAGGTATGGAACAGCGGCAGATCAGTCTCCAGCGAATATACTTCGTTTGCCTATGCCAACAACATAAGGCTCATGCTGCGCAGGGTGCTCAGAACCAGAATGGGAAATGACAACCAGCCTGTTTCCGTAATAGATGTCTTCTGGTTCGCAATGAACTCCCTTGGAAGAGGTTACAGGAGAATGTGCATGATAGCAACAAGGAAATTCATGAACAGCTCCATAGCATGGTACATGGTGTACATGATAGTGGCGTTCATGGCGGTCATAATACTGGCTGTGGCGCTTTACTGA
- a CDS encoding RAD55 family ATPase, with protein MQGEEKEEQVQDREDLLHLRAKLLEQIEQSTRLLAEVDRSLQATSVPARKQRPDYPAAPAVSGRAATGISKLDDLLRGGYPVPSNIVLNGPPFSSKEIFASQFITESIAENYPIIVLTLDREPSSIMSALGDSAMIDQWQKSGILTVIDAYSRFVQVEPMDASAIVIDGSSNISNFMKSIDSVCSRIMAQAGKYRMVVYSLTGLMTQTDEKTFIRSLQHISQRRKAEGSVSLYLLEDGIFERKIYENVNYFMDISLEFRTEATTEYLRVRGLPSARTREWVEIIRNEGSVDLGSFDLKRVR; from the coding sequence ATGCAGGGAGAGGAAAAGGAGGAACAGGTGCAGGACAGGGAAGACCTGCTGCATCTGCGAGCAAAGCTTCTGGAACAGATAGAGCAGTCTACCAGGCTGCTGGCTGAGGTGGACAGGTCTCTACAGGCAACTTCAGTTCCTGCGAGGAAACAGCGTCCAGATTATCCTGCAGCCCCAGCAGTAAGTGGCAGGGCGGCAACCGGCATCTCCAAGCTTGACGATCTCCTGCGGGGCGGATATCCAGTTCCGTCAAATATTGTCCTGAACGGTCCACCCTTCAGTTCCAAGGAGATATTTGCGTCACAATTCATAACCGAATCCATTGCGGAAAATTATCCAATCATAGTTCTCACACTGGACAGGGAACCATCATCCATAATGTCCGCCCTTGGGGATTCAGCAATGATTGATCAGTGGCAGAAGTCAGGAATCCTCACAGTTATTGATGCATATTCCCGGTTTGTGCAGGTTGAGCCCATGGATGCTTCGGCAATAGTCATAGACGGGAGCTCAAACATCAGCAATTTCATGAAGAGCATAGACTCGGTGTGCAGCCGGATCATGGCACAGGCAGGGAAGTACAGGATGGTTGTTTACTCCCTGACCGGCCTCATGACGCAAACTGATGAGAAAACATTCATAAGATCCCTTCAGCACATTTCCCAGAGAAGAAAAGCAGAAGGATCGGTTTCCCTGTATCTCCTGGAGGACGGCATCTTCGAGAGGAAAATATACGAGAACGTCAATTATTTCATGGATATTTCACTGGAGTTCCGCACCGAGGCTACCACTGAATATCTCAGGGTTCGGGGTCTCCCGTCGGCAAGGACAAGGGAATGGGTCGAAATAATCAGGAACGAAGGATCTGTGGATCTGGGCTCATTTGACCTGAAAAGGGTAAGATAA
- a CDS encoding mandelate racemase/muconate lactonizing enzyme family protein yields the protein MASKIKNIEVLELGEKGKEISSPWSSTILLVKLTSDDGLVGYGEAPTTLMTLPVKESMEEVKRVFQDADFFNVEKNLKDFYRNSFYLSKSMEATSALSAFEIASWDLIGKAVGSPVYKLLGGEFNQDLRAYANGWYSNCVTPEDFVKKAKEAHAKGFDAFKFDPFGDNYDRLSKEGLKNAVNIVSALRDEFGDSVDLLIECHGRFSTRAAIDAGTALDEFSPLFMEEPVHPELEVGLAELKRYIRTPIALGERLLNKTDFARYISEGLVDIIQPDLTNSLGILENKKTAAIAEAFGVPVAFHNAFGPIQTAATLNVDKTLPNFLIQESFEAFWPDWKRNLVKTGYKLENGRFTLSGKPGLGIEVNEKILESSKVDGMEPFDPVEPPWVVSGTYKKPKA from the coding sequence ATGGCATCAAAAATAAAGAACATAGAGGTTCTTGAGCTTGGGGAAAAGGGAAAGGAAATTTCTTCGCCCTGGAGTTCAACAATACTGCTGGTGAAGCTGACATCGGACGACGGGCTCGTGGGTTATGGAGAAGCACCCACAACGCTGATGACGCTGCCCGTGAAGGAGAGCATGGAGGAGGTCAAAAGAGTATTCCAGGATGCTGACTTCTTCAACGTGGAGAAGAACCTGAAGGACTTTTACAGGAATTCATTCTATCTGTCAAAGTCCATGGAAGCCACCTCAGCCTTGAGCGCATTCGAGATTGCCAGCTGGGACCTCATAGGGAAGGCAGTTGGCTCACCGGTCTATAAGCTTCTGGGTGGTGAATTCAATCAGGACCTCAGGGCGTATGCCAACGGATGGTATTCAAATTGCGTGACGCCTGAGGATTTCGTCAAGAAGGCAAAGGAGGCACATGCCAAGGGATTTGACGCCTTCAAGTTCGACCCATTTGGAGACAACTATGACAGGTTATCCAAAGAGGGCCTCAAGAATGCCGTAAATATAGTGTCAGCCCTCAGGGATGAATTCGGGGATTCAGTTGATCTGCTCATTGAATGCCATGGAAGATTTTCAACAAGGGCAGCCATAGATGCTGGAACAGCACTGGATGAGTTCTCTCCCCTGTTCATGGAGGAACCTGTCCATCCCGAACTGGAAGTGGGCCTTGCAGAGCTGAAGAGATACATACGAACGCCAATAGCCCTGGGAGAGCGCCTCCTTAACAAGACGGACTTTGCCAGGTACATATCTGAGGGATTGGTAGACATCATACAGCCTGACCTCACAAACTCACTTGGAATCCTGGAAAACAAGAAAACCGCTGCCATAGCAGAAGCATTCGGAGTTCCTGTTGCATTCCACAATGCTTTCGGCCCCATCCAGACAGCCGCAACCCTGAATGTTGACAAGACACTCCCCAACTTCCTCATACAGGAAAGTTTTGAGGCATTCTGGCCGGACTGGAAGCGAAATCTTGTGAAGACAGGATATAAACTGGAGAATGGCAGATTTACGCTTTCCGGGAAACCAGGGCTCGGTATCGAGGTCAATGAAAAAATACTTGAGTCCAGTAAAGTTGATGGCATGGAGCCCTTTGATCCGGTTGAGCCTCCGTGGGTGGTATCTGGGACTTACAAGAAACCCAAAGCCTAA
- the acnA gene encoding aconitate hydratase AcnA gives MSSKFQKISVLKAGGKEYKFYSLKELEKDGHRISRLPYPVRIILESLIRNIDGKTVTESDVENLLKWNAAKPSDSEIPFKVARVVMQDFTGVPAVVDLAAMRDAARAAGKDPEVINPQVPVDLVIDHSVQVDFYGEPNALQENVDKEFERNGERYRFLKWAQNAFHNMRIVPPSVGIIHQVNLEYLAKVVMTRKSGNDLWAYPDTLVGTDSHTTMIDGLGVVGWGVGGIEAEAAMLDQPVTFKTPEVIGVKLTGKLRPGVTSTDMVLTITELLRKNKVVDKFLEFFGDGIKSLTIPDRATVSNMCPEYGATVAMFPVDEQTIEYLKLTGRDEEQVDLIEKYFKAQGLFGSQNDVEYSRVIELDLGTVKPSVSGPSLPQQRTDLGRIGDNFLAFMEQSGSVMETGSRSQKQVVLKSAPVKINGKDETLTEGDVVIAAITSCTNTSNPYVMLGAGLLAKKAVQKGLRVNPKVKTSLAPGSRVVSEYLKKAGLQEYLDKLGFELVGFGCTTCIGNSGPLNESIERAIVSDNMSTAAVLSGNRNFEARIHRNVKANYLMSPPLVVAFALAGRVTIDMDSEPLGLGSDGKPVFLKDIWPTSDEILSAMKGSISREMFVEKYRNLDEYNPKWKAMEAPSGKTYAWDEKSTYIRKPPFFDNFNPDTEIEYSEILDARPLLVLGDSVTTDHISPAGSFSKDTPAGKYLMERGVMPADFNSYGSRRGNHEVMMRGTFANNRIKNLMVKKEGGFSVHFPDGKEGSVFDVAMQYMKENVPEIVLAGDQYGTGSSRDWAAKGPFLLGVKAVIATGYERIHRSNLVGMGIVPLQFRQGETYVSLKVDFSKPMDIIFDQGIKPLGKATFRYYPTGSNDRKTTEVTLRVDTPVEAEYLASGGILQFVLGKILRAN, from the coding sequence ATGAGTTCTAAATTCCAGAAAATATCGGTTTTAAAGGCGGGTGGAAAAGAATACAAATTTTATTCTCTGAAGGAACTTGAAAAGGATGGGCACAGAATTTCCAGGCTTCCTTACCCCGTGAGGATCATTCTTGAATCACTCATCAGGAACATCGACGGCAAGACTGTCACGGAGAGCGACGTGGAAAACCTGCTGAAGTGGAATGCTGCAAAGCCCTCAGACAGTGAAATTCCCTTCAAGGTTGCCCGGGTTGTGATGCAGGATTTCACAGGGGTACCTGCAGTTGTGGATCTTGCGGCAATGCGTGATGCCGCCAGGGCTGCCGGGAAAGACCCTGAGGTAATCAACCCGCAGGTCCCTGTTGATCTTGTCATTGACCATTCGGTCCAGGTTGATTTCTACGGTGAACCCAATGCACTCCAGGAGAATGTGGATAAGGAATTCGAGAGGAACGGGGAAAGATACCGTTTCCTGAAGTGGGCACAGAATGCATTCCACAACATGCGCATAGTGCCACCATCAGTAGGCATCATTCACCAGGTGAACCTTGAATACCTGGCTAAGGTGGTCATGACAAGGAAATCAGGCAATGATCTCTGGGCATATCCTGACACCCTTGTTGGGACGGATTCACATACAACAATGATAGACGGCCTCGGAGTTGTAGGATGGGGAGTCGGAGGAATAGAGGCTGAAGCGGCCATGCTTGATCAGCCCGTCACCTTCAAGACTCCAGAGGTCATCGGCGTAAAGCTCACAGGCAAACTCAGGCCGGGCGTGACCTCAACCGATATGGTTCTCACCATAACTGAACTCCTCAGGAAGAACAAGGTCGTTGACAAATTCCTTGAATTTTTCGGTGATGGAATAAAGTCACTGACCATACCAGACAGGGCCACAGTGTCAAACATGTGCCCTGAATACGGAGCCACTGTTGCCATGTTTCCGGTGGACGAACAGACCATTGAGTACCTGAAACTAACCGGAAGAGATGAGGAACAGGTTGATCTCATAGAGAAGTACTTCAAGGCCCAGGGTCTTTTTGGCTCACAGAACGATGTTGAATATTCAAGGGTCATAGAGCTTGATCTGGGTACAGTTAAACCCAGTGTTTCCGGGCCAAGCCTTCCTCAGCAGAGAACTGATCTCGGAAGGATTGGGGACAATTTCCTGGCATTCATGGAGCAGAGCGGTTCTGTCATGGAGACAGGAAGCAGATCCCAGAAGCAGGTCGTCCTGAAATCAGCCCCTGTTAAGATCAATGGCAAAGACGAGACCCTGACGGAAGGGGATGTGGTCATTGCAGCCATCACGAGCTGCACAAATACCAGCAATCCTTACGTGATGCTTGGCGCGGGACTTCTTGCAAAGAAGGCCGTCCAGAAAGGGCTCAGGGTTAACCCAAAGGTGAAAACGAGCCTTGCTCCCGGATCAAGAGTTGTATCGGAATACCTCAAAAAGGCCGGACTCCAGGAATATCTGGACAAGCTTGGCTTTGAGCTTGTGGGTTTCGGCTGCACAACCTGCATTGGAAACAGCGGCCCCCTGAATGAAAGCATTGAACGTGCCATCGTCAGCGATAACATGAGCACTGCTGCCGTTCTTTCAGGCAACAGGAACTTTGAGGCAAGGATTCACAGGAACGTGAAGGCGAACTACCTTATGTCTCCTCCTCTGGTGGTTGCTTTTGCCCTGGCAGGGAGGGTCACCATCGACATGGACAGTGAGCCTCTTGGGCTGGGAAGCGATGGAAAGCCGGTTTTCCTGAAGGATATATGGCCAACATCAGATGAGATACTATCTGCCATGAAGGGTTCCATCAGCAGGGAAATGTTCGTGGAAAAGTACAGGAATCTGGATGAGTACAACCCGAAATGGAAAGCCATGGAGGCACCGTCCGGAAAGACATATGCATGGGATGAGAAAAGCACTTACATAAGGAAGCCGCCATTCTTCGACAACTTCAACCCGGACACGGAGATTGAGTACAGCGAAATACTGGACGCCAGGCCCCTACTGGTCCTGGGTGATTCTGTCACCACTGATCACATTTCTCCTGCTGGATCATTCAGCAAGGACACACCTGCAGGGAAATACCTGATGGAAAGGGGTGTAATGCCTGCAGACTTCAATTCCTATGGATCCCGGAGAGGTAACCATGAGGTGATGATGAGGGGCACCTTTGCAAACAACAGGATAAAGAATCTGATGGTGAAGAAAGAAGGGGGCTTCTCTGTTCATTTCCCTGACGGAAAGGAAGGTAGCGTATTCGATGTTGCCATGCAGTACATGAAGGAAAATGTCCCGGAAATTGTTCTTGCCGGTGACCAGTACGGAACCGGAAGCTCCAGGGACTGGGCAGCAAAAGGGCCGTTCCTTCTTGGCGTGAAGGCAGTGATTGCCACCGGATATGAGAGGATCCACAGGAGCAACCTGGTTGGGATGGGTATTGTTCCCCTGCAGTTCAGGCAGGGAGAGACCTATGTCAGCCTTAAGGTGGACTTCAGCAAGCCCATGGATATCATCTTTGACCAGGGAATCAAGCCGCTTGGAAAGGCCACATTCAGGTATTACCCGACAGGATCCAACGACAGGAAAACCACAGAAGTTACGCTGCGTGTTGATACCCCTGTTGAGGCGGAATACCTTGCCAGTGGCGGAATACTTCAGTTTGTGCTGGGAAAAATCCTCAGAGCCAACTGA
- the glnA gene encoding type I glutamate--ammonia ligase, with amino-acid sequence MEEDVKFALDRLKQDNIEFLQLQFMDIVGAVKTLTVPKNRFESALTEGVVFDGSSVAGYAQIEESDMRAHPDLNTYAILPESTKDVRTARFICNVFTPEGTRFPGDPRYALERVLEKLHKKDMDFFVGPEFEFFVFKRDSQGNPTAIPSDYGGYFDNTPIDAANEIRQDILRSMYNLGYQPEAAHHEVAYGQHEIDLRYGQALVMADRVAMLKSIIKNVAQNHGMYATFMPKPINGVNGSGMHVHQSIMSTGEKENLFYDAGTKYGLSDLGMHYLGGILKNVNQASAVLASWVNSYKRLIPGYEAPVYISWANKNRSALVRVPAGNGMRKRMELRCPDSAGNPYLQFAVILGCGLDGIEHNIKPPDPVEKDIFHMTAEERVKHGIQSMPESLGEALHHFRNSKLMKEILGEHIFENFITVKQREWDAFRSYVTKWELDRYLPIL; translated from the coding sequence ATGGAAGAGGATGTTAAATTCGCCCTTGACCGGCTAAAGCAGGATAATATTGAGTTTTTGCAACTTCAGTTCATGGATATAGTTGGGGCCGTAAAAACCCTGACTGTTCCTAAAAACCGTTTCGAGAGCGCACTGACAGAAGGTGTTGTTTTTGACGGAAGTTCGGTGGCAGGGTACGCACAGATTGAAGAATCTGATATGAGGGCCCATCCGGACCTGAATACATATGCTATCCTTCCTGAAAGTACAAAGGATGTCAGGACTGCAAGATTCATCTGCAATGTATTCACTCCTGAAGGCACAAGATTTCCCGGAGATCCAAGATATGCCCTTGAGAGAGTGCTTGAGAAGCTCCACAAGAAGGACATGGATTTCTTTGTGGGGCCAGAGTTCGAATTCTTTGTTTTCAAAAGGGACAGCCAGGGGAATCCAACTGCAATTCCAAGTGACTATGGCGGATATTTCGACAATACCCCCATCGATGCAGCGAATGAGATCAGGCAGGATATCCTGAGATCAATGTACAACCTAGGCTATCAGCCTGAGGCTGCTCATCATGAAGTGGCCTACGGCCAGCACGAGATCGATCTCAGATACGGCCAGGCGCTTGTAATGGCAGACAGGGTTGCAATGCTCAAAAGCATCATAAAGAATGTTGCGCAGAACCATGGAATGTATGCCACGTTCATGCCCAAACCAATCAACGGGGTCAATGGATCAGGCATGCATGTTCACCAGAGCATAATGTCCACAGGCGAAAAGGAGAACCTTTTCTATGATGCGGGAACGAAATATGGCCTCAGCGATCTTGGAATGCACTACCTTGGAGGCATACTCAAGAACGTGAATCAGGCATCTGCGGTGCTTGCTTCCTGGGTAAACTCATACAAGAGGCTCATCCCTGGTTATGAGGCACCGGTTTATATTTCATGGGCAAACAAGAACAGATCGGCACTTGTCAGGGTGCCTGCAGGAAACGGAATGAGGAAGAGAATGGAACTCAGATGCCCGGATTCTGCTGGGAACCCCTATCTGCAGTTTGCCGTGATCCTTGGATGCGGCCTTGACGGCATTGAGCACAACATAAAGCCGCCTGACCCCGTGGAAAAAGACATATTCCACATGACCGCAGAGGAGCGCGTCAAGCATGGCATACAGTCCATGCCTGAGAGCCTTGGGGAAGCTCTGCACCACTTCCGTAACAGCAAATTAATGAAGGAGATCCTCGGGGAGCATATCTTTGAGAACTTCATAACCGTGAAGCAGCGGGAGTGGGATGCTTTCAGATCCTATGTCACAAAATGGGAACTGGACAGGTACCTGCCCATTCTCTGA
- a CDS encoding valine--tRNA ligase, giving the protein MDLDIPAMEARWKKLWSEESIYATEIGHSEREKCFSIDTPPPTISGKMHMGHAFSYPHQDFIARYKRLKGYSVFYPWGFDDNGLPTERYTEKSLGIKGERTDLGEFIRLCMQESAKAEEELKKNWMDLGISADFSHAYRTFSETSMKISQSMFLDLVEKGRVYREEGPTIRCPTCRTAISQIDLKDINQSSEFVYVRFTGRDGGVLIATTRPELMGACVAVAVNPSDERYSGFIGKKATVPVYGYTVDIIADDLVAMDKGTGAEMVCTFGDQNDIYLWRKHGLSTRIILDDFGKFKEEAGIIKGLTVREGRKRIIEELEHLKVVEKIERVKHSVNAHERCDTPVEFGISKQWYVKVLDIREDLKASAHSAQWIPIHMRVRIDNWINGLKWDWGISRQRFLGVPFPVWYCRKCGETVYAGKDDLPVDPRTYAGKIACPKCGSSDLDPETDVMDTWATSSLSPRLALIPEGLFPSLYPMDARFQGHDIISTWAFTTIVRSFIHDGISPWKSILISGNVYDPQGQKMSKSRGNIIEPADLVNEYGADAVRYWASTALPGEDIKVREQDFVRGKRTVIKIFNASKLVAMLSGGSTTPAVPEAKHPINAGIISGLNDLIVKVTDLMDSYQFSRARSEIDNFFWNIYCDNYLEIAKGIVNRSQEIGSDTREEFGRILRYVLLQIMKMYAPVMPFITEEVYHSLNLGSEKSIHLEKWPLPSGNISEKSGAAEFGYILQVLSAVRSFKTSKKLSMGSHIDSLTIMGDKAILERYREEVMAVMNIGSLSFQQSQEIQVREG; this is encoded by the coding sequence ATGGATCTAGACATTCCTGCCATGGAAGCCAGATGGAAAAAACTCTGGTCTGAAGAATCAATTTATGCCACTGAAATCGGCCACAGTGAACGGGAGAAGTGTTTCTCCATAGATACTCCACCACCCACAATATCCGGTAAGATGCACATGGGGCATGCCTTCTCATACCCTCACCAGGATTTTATTGCAAGATACAAGAGGCTCAAGGGATACAGTGTATTCTATCCATGGGGGTTTGACGACAACGGACTTCCCACGGAAAGGTATACGGAAAAATCCCTGGGCATAAAGGGTGAAAGAACAGACCTGGGGGAGTTCATCCGTCTCTGCATGCAGGAAAGTGCAAAGGCAGAGGAGGAACTGAAGAAGAACTGGATGGATCTGGGAATCAGCGCCGATTTCTCACACGCCTACAGGACGTTTTCTGAAACTTCAATGAAAATATCGCAATCCATGTTTCTGGACCTGGTGGAAAAGGGGAGGGTATACCGGGAAGAAGGTCCCACAATAAGATGCCCAACTTGCAGGACGGCAATTTCTCAGATTGACCTGAAGGACATAAACCAGTCCTCCGAGTTTGTTTATGTGAGATTCACGGGAAGGGACGGAGGCGTTCTCATTGCCACAACAAGGCCTGAGCTGATGGGGGCATGTGTTGCAGTGGCAGTCAACCCATCTGATGAGAGATATTCAGGTTTCATAGGAAAGAAAGCAACTGTCCCAGTATACGGATACACAGTTGATATCATAGCTGACGACCTGGTCGCAATGGATAAGGGTACAGGGGCTGAAATGGTCTGTACTTTCGGAGACCAGAACGATATTTACCTGTGGAGAAAGCATGGGCTGTCAACCCGCATCATCCTGGACGATTTCGGGAAATTCAAGGAAGAGGCCGGCATAATCAAAGGTCTCACGGTCAGGGAGGGCAGAAAGAGGATCATAGAGGAACTGGAGCACCTGAAGGTCGTTGAAAAGATAGAACGTGTCAAGCACTCAGTCAATGCGCACGAACGCTGCGATACGCCAGTGGAGTTCGGCATCAGCAAGCAGTGGTATGTGAAAGTCCTTGACATAAGGGAAGACCTGAAAGCCTCGGCCCACTCGGCACAGTGGATACCGATTCACATGAGGGTCAGGATCGACAACTGGATAAACGGCCTGAAGTGGGACTGGGGCATCTCAAGGCAGAGGTTCCTTGGAGTGCCTTTCCCTGTATGGTACTGCAGGAAATGTGGCGAAACGGTATATGCCGGCAAGGATGATCTGCCTGTTGATCCCAGAACATATGCCGGAAAGATTGCCTGCCCAAAATGCGGCTCTTCCGATCTTGATCCGGAGACTGACGTGATGGATACATGGGCCACGTCGTCCCTGAGTCCCAGGCTTGCCCTTATACCTGAAGGGCTCTTTCCCAGTCTTTACCCCATGGATGCAAGATTCCAGGGCCATGATATAATTTCCACATGGGCTTTTACAACCATTGTCAGGTCATTCATACACGACGGCATTTCTCCATGGAAGAGCATCCTCATCAGCGGAAATGTATATGATCCGCAGGGCCAGAAGATGAGCAAGAGCCGGGGAAACATAATCGAGCCGGCGGACCTTGTGAATGAATACGGTGCAGATGCAGTGAGATACTGGGCATCCACGGCCCTGCCTGGCGAGGACATAAAGGTGCGGGAGCAGGATTTTGTCCGGGGCAAGAGGACCGTCATAAAGATATTCAACGCCTCAAAACTGGTTGCAATGCTTTCGGGGGGTAGCACAACACCTGCAGTGCCCGAAGCAAAGCATCCAATAAACGCAGGGATAATTTCCGGGCTCAATGACCTCATAGTAAAGGTAACGGACCTTATGGACAGCTACCAGTTTTCCAGGGCAAGATCTGAAATAGACAATTTCTTCTGGAACATATACTGTGACAACTATCTTGAGATTGCTAAGGGAATTGTGAACAGGTCTCAGGAGATTGGCAGCGATACAAGGGAGGAGTTCGGGCGGATACTCAGGTACGTTCTCCTCCAGATAATGAAGATGTACGCTCCTGTAATGCCATTCATTACCGAAGAGGTCTATCATTCGCTTAACCTCGGTTCCGAAAAAAGCATTCATCTGGAAAAATGGCCACTTCCTTCCGGAAACATTTCGGAGAAGAGTGGTGCGGCCGAGTTTGGATATATTCTGCAGGTCCTGTCTGCCGTCCGATCATTCAAGACATCGAAAAAGCTATCAATGGGCAGTCACATTGATTCACTGACCATAATGGGGGATAAGGCCATACTTGAAAGATACAGGGAAGAGGTAATGGCCGTGATGAATATCGGCAGCCTCAGCTTCCAGCAATCCCAGGAAATTCAGGTCAGGGAAGGGTAA
- a CDS encoding DUF302 domain-containing protein, translated as MVNLHKEKSTFSFDETCNRVYEFLKSRNVAVFTTVDHHENAVKVGLNLRPEKVIMFGSPLVGTHLIEENPDIGLELPSKVLVYQEGSTVYVVHADYDDLKEAYHLTRSSEFVNKLASLVADLDRYATHT; from the coding sequence ATGGTAAATCTGCATAAAGAAAAAAGCACATTTAGTTTTGACGAAACCTGCAACAGAGTATATGAGTTCCTTAAATCCAGGAACGTGGCGGTTTTCACAACAGTTGATCACCATGAAAATGCTGTGAAAGTTGGGCTCAACCTCAGGCCGGAAAAGGTCATAATGTTCGGGTCTCCCCTTGTTGGAACGCACCTAATAGAGGAAAATCCAGACATAGGTCTTGAACTTCCTTCAAAGGTTCTGGTTTACCAGGAAGGCAGCACAGTTTATGTGGTACATGCTGATTATGATGATCTCAAGGAAGCTTACCATCTCACAAGATCTTCGGAGTTTGTCAACAAACTGGCTTCATTGGTGGCAGATCTGGACCGTTATGCCACTCACACTTGA